From Cryobacterium sp. GrIS_2_6:
CCGAAAGCATCAAGCGCGTCGCCAAGCGCATCGTCGACACCCGCAAGGCCGGCAACGAGGTCGTCGTCGCCGTCTCCGCGATGGGCGACTCCACGGACGAGCTCCTCGACCTCGCCCACCAGGTCACCCCGATCCCGGCGCCGCGCGAGCTCGACATGCTCCTCACCGCAGGCGAACGCATCTCCATGGCCCTTCTCGCCATGGCGATCAAGAGCATGGGCTACGACGCGCGCTCCTTCACCGGCAGCCAGGCCGGCATGATCACCGACGCGCACCACGGCGCCGCGCGCATCGTCGACGTCACGCCCGGTCGCATCCGCTCGGCTCTCGACGAGGGCGCCGTCGCGATCGTCGCCGGCTTCCAGGGCTTCAATCGCGACACCATGGACATCACTACCCTCGGTCGCGGCGGCTCGGACACCACGGCCGTCGCCCTCGCTGCCGCCCTGAACGCCGACATCTGCGAGATCTACACGGATGTCGACGGCGTGTTCACCGCGGACCCGCGCGTCGTTCCCCGGGCGCACAAGCTCGACCGCATCTCGAGCGAGGAAATGCTCGAGCTCGCCGCCGCCGGCGCCAAGGTCCTCTACATCCGGGCCGTGGAATACGCTCGCAGGCACGGGGTGACCCTGCACGTGCGTTCATCCTTCAACAACAATCTCGGCACGATCGTGTACAACCCCGACACGACCGACCCGGCGACCGCGCTCCCGGATGGAACCGTCGGCACGCCTCCCGTTTCCAGTACGACCGAATCCCTGATCGGAGAAAAAGTGGAAGAGCCCATCATCGCCGGGATCGCCGCCGACCTCAGCGAGGCGAAGGTGACCGTCGTCGGCGTTCCCGACATCCCCGGCAAGGCCGCGCAGATCTTCAAGATCGTCGCGAACACCAACGCCAATGTCGACATGATCGTGCAGAACGTGTCGGCCGCCGCAACCGGGCTGACCGACATCTCCTTCACCCTTCCGAAGTCGGAAGGACAGCGGGTCCTGACCGCGCTGACGAACGAACGGGGAAACGTCGGGTTCGCGAGCCTGCAGTACGACGACCAGATCGGCAAGCTCGCCCTCGTCGGCGCAGGCATGCGCACCAACACCGGTGTCTCCGCGAAGCTGTTCGCCGCAC
This genomic window contains:
- a CDS encoding aspartate kinase yields the protein MSLIVQKFGGSSVADAESIKRVAKRIVDTRKAGNEVVVAVSAMGDSTDELLDLAHQVTPIPAPRELDMLLTAGERISMALLAMAIKSMGYDARSFTGSQAGMITDAHHGAARIVDVTPGRIRSALDEGAVAIVAGFQGFNRDTMDITTLGRGGSDTTAVALAAALNADICEIYTDVDGVFTADPRVVPRAHKLDRISSEEMLELAAAGAKVLYIRAVEYARRHGVTLHVRSSFNNNLGTIVYNPDTTDPATALPDGTVGTPPVSSTTESLIGEKVEEPIIAGIAADLSEAKVTVVGVPDIPGKAAQIFKIVANTNANVDMIVQNVSAAATGLTDISFTLPKSEGQRVLTALTNERGNVGFASLQYDDQIGKLALVGAGMRTNTGVSAKLFAALYEAGINIEMISTSEIRISVVTRADTINEALRVVHTAFDLDDDAEAVVHGGTGR